From Solidesulfovibrio carbinoliphilus subsp. oakridgensis, the proteins below share one genomic window:
- a CDS encoding type II secretion system F family protein, which translates to MRRYYGELLARLAFSGSVRQRVWKKLAAQTRHGMSLDQSLRQMRSRALSRRSPLSFVYTRVLEYLGLGHSLGASLTEFASSEEVMLISSGQRSGRLAEGLELAADLLAARQKIIKAVVGSLAYPVFLFGMCIVLLLVVSIMVMPKFAMLSDPRKWQGAPALFYKMTSFVASVSGTITLVVLFCLFLASIFTLPYWTGKFRLYVEKIPPWSIYRITVGSVWLYTLSTLMRSGIQLSHILESMINSDTITPYLRERIEAISLENGTGKNLGEAMYDCGLDFPDQELIDDLRVYALLPGFYRQMHQLAQGWMYDGVDLVQRQSRVMNLMGIVLITGVVSVLAVAIGSLQSQLLPTGAY; encoded by the coding sequence ATGCGCAGGTATTATGGGGAACTCCTGGCCCGCTTGGCCTTTAGCGGTTCAGTCCGCCAGCGTGTGTGGAAAAAACTGGCGGCCCAGACGCGGCACGGAATGAGTCTGGATCAAAGCCTTCGGCAGATGCGATCGCGGGCCCTGTCACGACGATCTCCCCTGTCTTTCGTCTATACCCGGGTCCTCGAATATCTTGGCCTCGGCCATAGCCTGGGCGCGAGCCTGACGGAATTTGCGTCGTCGGAAGAGGTGATGCTCATTTCAAGTGGCCAGCGCTCAGGCCGGTTGGCCGAAGGCCTTGAGCTGGCCGCGGATCTCCTGGCTGCCCGTCAAAAAATCATCAAGGCGGTGGTCGGCTCCCTGGCCTATCCTGTCTTTCTCTTTGGCATGTGCATCGTCTTATTGCTGGTCGTCTCCATCATGGTGATGCCCAAATTCGCCATGCTGTCCGATCCTCGCAAGTGGCAAGGCGCACCAGCGCTCTTTTATAAAATGACTTCCTTTGTGGCTTCCGTATCAGGAACCATCACGCTCGTGGTTCTTTTTTGTCTATTTTTGGCGTCAATCTTTACGTTACCTTATTGGACGGGAAAGTTTCGACTGTATGTTGAAAAAATACCTCCTTGGTCAATTTATCGAATCACCGTGGGCTCTGTGTGGCTCTATACATTATCGACTCTTATGCGCTCAGGTATTCAACTCTCTCATATCCTGGAGAGCATGATAAACTCGGATACAATTACACCATATCTGAGAGAGCGAATTGAAGCCATTTCGTTGGAAAACGGAACCGGAAAAAATCTTGGTGAGGCAATGTACGATTGCGGATTGGACTTTCCGGACCAGGAACTGATCGATGATCTCCGGGTCTATGCTCTTCTCCCCGGTTTCTATCGTCAAATGCATCAACTGGCTCAAGGGTGGATGTATGATGGCGTCGATCTTGTCCAAAGGCAATCGCGGGTCATGAATCTGATGGGGATTGTCTTGATTACTGGAGTTGTCTCGGTTTTGGCGGTTGCTATCGGTTCTTTGCAATCACAACTCTTACCGACTGGAGCGTATTGA
- a CDS encoding type 4 pilus major pilin, giving the protein MTLLETLGAILVGLIVLAGAALGLNAAFSSSKLGETEQNLVTLRMQVQHMFSGNADYAGLDNALALKAGVVPKSFIKGEYLKNAFGGEITLAPVSTDAGFSIELTSIPQEECTKLAKFQTDAWLGVDVNGHEVNRLSDTVVSDIVGFCEDSNTILFTAR; this is encoded by the coding sequence ATGACTCTTCTTGAAACACTTGGCGCTATTCTGGTTGGTCTCATTGTTCTGGCTGGAGCTGCATTGGGCCTTAATGCCGCTTTTTCATCCTCGAAGTTAGGTGAAACGGAGCAAAACCTTGTGACACTTCGAATGCAGGTCCAGCATATGTTTTCCGGAAATGCCGATTACGCCGGTCTTGATAATGCCCTGGCCCTCAAGGCTGGAGTGGTTCCGAAGTCATTTATTAAAGGTGAATATTTGAAGAATGCTTTTGGTGGTGAAATTACGTTGGCACCTGTTAGCACAGATGCTGGTTTCTCCATCGAACTTACCAGCATCCCGCAGGAAGAATGCACCAAGTTGGCAAAGTTTCAGACAGATGCTTGGCTTGGAGTCGATGTGAATGGTCACGAGGTGAATCGTCTGTCCGATACTGTGGTGTCCGACATTGTGGGATTTTGTGAAGACAGCAATACGATCCTTTTTACAGCGAGATAG
- a CDS encoding ATPase, T2SS/T4P/T4SS family has translation MLVDLSFSDLIILPDGSARLKGCPETGQQLIPVPADCTDEIKDLPNRLTDAVLSRRHMDPATGMRVESGTIRFHHQGIHYRVADIQDVNSGRTWFLRRLAERVPDLTGLGLPPYLCEWLLLEDQRQGLVLVAGAQASGKTTTASALVAGRLMRHGGHGVTFENPAELPLGGSWGEHGHCFQTEIQGEHELPEQIKRAHRYASPNIIFIGEILTKYAALEALRVALGSKQQLVVATIHGLDVIAALERLINWAQEFDGNNACENLANSLLAIILQDLEGEPKWQKISQYLLLPFVAPNPESSMRVKGIRAKLRERQFHSLHDDMRELRNRIADHGLKAI, from the coding sequence ATGCTGGTTGATCTGTCGTTTTCTGATTTGATCATTTTACCGGACGGGTCCGCCCGGCTCAAGGGATGTCCGGAAACAGGACAGCAACTTATTCCCGTCCCAGCGGACTGTACGGATGAGATCAAGGATTTGCCCAATCGATTGACGGACGCCGTGTTGTCTCGTCGCCATATGGACCCCGCTACAGGAATGCGCGTGGAATCTGGAACCATTCGATTTCACCATCAAGGCATCCATTATCGGGTGGCCGACATTCAAGATGTCAACTCGGGTCGGACATGGTTTTTACGGCGATTGGCTGAGCGTGTCCCTGACCTGACCGGATTGGGATTACCTCCCTACCTCTGCGAGTGGCTGCTGCTGGAGGATCAACGGCAGGGGCTCGTCTTGGTTGCCGGCGCGCAGGCCTCGGGCAAAACCACGACGGCCAGCGCCTTGGTGGCAGGCCGGTTGATGCGCCATGGCGGTCATGGCGTCACGTTCGAGAACCCGGCGGAACTCCCCTTGGGCGGCAGTTGGGGGGAGCACGGCCACTGTTTCCAGACCGAGATCCAAGGCGAGCACGAATTGCCCGAGCAAATCAAGCGCGCCCACCGCTACGCCTCTCCGAATATCATTTTTATTGGAGAAATCCTCACCAAGTATGCAGCGCTGGAAGCCTTGCGCGTGGCTCTCGGCTCCAAACAACAATTGGTGGTCGCTACGATCCACGGGCTTGATGTCATCGCGGCATTGGAGCGGCTTATCAATTGGGCGCAAGAATTTGATGGTAATAATGCTTGCGAAAATTTGGCCAACTCACTTTTGGCTATCATTCTTCAAGACCTCGAAGGTGAGCCCAAATGGCAGAAGATTTCCCAATACCTGCTTCTCCCTTTCGTGGCTCCGAACCCGGAAAGTTCCATGCGGGTAAAAGGCATTCGGGCCAAATTGCGGGAAAGGCAATTTCACTCCCTCCATGATGACATGCGTGAACTTCGCAATCGGATCGCGGATCACGGCCTGAAGGCTATATAA
- the pilM gene encoding type IV pilus biogenesis protein PilM, translating into MKPMAFLMILLGVMAMIYVGNMTSQDEQRTEAIALNFAHYRNEVHRYVFEGHKAAGDIAVSSLDLPTGWTMLRPWQARIEAGCLYVWGEASPEEIAAVRDLYWGSYAIGRAAGGRLDPGYGGTTPIPSFVAADSLVSVVSVE; encoded by the coding sequence ATGAAACCCATGGCATTCCTTATGATCCTTCTCGGCGTCATGGCCATGATCTACGTTGGCAACATGACGTCCCAGGATGAACAGCGGACAGAAGCGATAGCCCTTAACTTCGCTCATTACCGCAATGAGGTGCACCGCTATGTATTTGAAGGTCACAAGGCTGCCGGCGACATTGCGGTCTCATCGCTGGACCTGCCTACGGGGTGGACCATGTTGCGCCCCTGGCAGGCCCGCATCGAGGCGGGATGTCTCTATGTGTGGGGAGAGGCCTCGCCGGAGGAGATCGCGGCCGTGCGGGATCTCTACTGGGGAAGCTACGCCATCGGCCGCGCGGCCGGGGGCAGGCTTGATCCCGGATACGGCGGCACAACCCCAATCCCCTCGTTCGTCGCCGCGGACTCGCTCGTGAGCGTCGTCAGCGTGGAGTAA
- the pilV gene encoding shufflon system plasmid conjugative transfer pilus tip adhesin PilV has protein sequence MKLIETIGALLILAIMLPVLFNLWSLGSNEIEKRQAADQLAAVTKAAAGYVRKHQTDLLAQATASSGPSISTDPLVAEGFLQDGFQGHNVWGQTYQISFRQPSANALQAIILTTGGRGQDTNDPRFASALVPSAAAMVGGSGGYIPTGDVPGQSPDSLRGAFGGWIVTLANFGIASPGAGHLGALTTFDSSSLGQDFLYRVAVPGHAELNAMQTDLDMTDHSIRNVHELQFTVRTLDGETCDESTEGRTFLDKDQGLYLCRNGKLEVIGDSGNSFLLKNATLAKDGDLITKPVCAPGTETAPQIFVAPSLAAAGAEAPPITAFQAWAISKSETEWEVHLRLLTTDDNLGWINPGSDYGRIMVCTLCGKGN, from the coding sequence ATGAAATTAATCGAAACCATCGGGGCCTTGTTGATCCTGGCCATCATGCTCCCCGTGCTTTTCAATCTGTGGTCGCTGGGTTCCAACGAAATCGAAAAGCGCCAAGCCGCCGACCAACTGGCGGCGGTGACCAAGGCCGCTGCCGGTTATGTCCGCAAGCACCAGACCGATCTTCTGGCGCAGGCCACGGCCAGCAGCGGCCCATCCATCAGTACCGACCCGTTGGTGGCCGAAGGCTTCCTGCAGGATGGTTTTCAGGGACACAATGTCTGGGGGCAGACCTACCAGATCAGCTTTCGGCAGCCTTCAGCCAATGCCCTCCAGGCCATCATCCTGACCACGGGCGGGCGCGGCCAGGACACCAACGACCCGCGATTCGCCTCTGCCCTCGTTCCTTCAGCGGCTGCGATGGTCGGCGGAAGTGGCGGCTATATTCCTACCGGTGATGTCCCAGGCCAGTCGCCGGACTCCCTGCGGGGCGCATTTGGCGGATGGATAGTCACCCTGGCCAACTTCGGGATCGCCTCACCTGGTGCCGGCCACCTCGGGGCCTTGACCACCTTCGACTCCAGCAGTCTCGGTCAGGACTTTCTTTATCGGGTAGCCGTGCCCGGCCACGCCGAACTCAACGCCATGCAAACCGACCTGGATATGACGGATCATTCGATTCGAAACGTCCATGAGCTTCAATTTACTGTCCGGACGCTTGATGGTGAAACCTGTGATGAATCAACTGAAGGACGGACGTTTTTGGACAAAGATCAGGGGTTGTACCTGTGTCGCAACGGCAAGTTGGAGGTCATAGGCGATAGCGGAAACAGTTTTTTGCTGAAAAATGCCACCTTGGCCAAGGATGGCGACCTCATCACAAAGCCCGTTTGTGCGCCCGGGACCGAGACTGCTCCTCAGATTTTTGTCGCTCCGTCACTTGCCGCTGCCGGCGCGGAAGCTCCTCCCATCACCGCCTTCCAGGCCTGGGCCATCAGCAAAAGCGAAACAGAATGGGAGGTGCATCTGCGGCTTTTGACCACGGACGATAACTTGGGCTGGATCAATCCTGGCTCGGATTATGGCCGCATCATGGTTTGCACGTTGTGCGGCAAAGGAAATTGA
- a CDS encoding TrbI/VirB10 family protein, which produces MEDPNQYIETKRMRKWPLYVAIAGITLGIGIMVFAIEHSGKKKAEEAKKPEIQMRDDKPLVSTDGGMGLANPPAPAPAPAPVEPKPIVVVKDKDPRDTSRELDDLRRQKVQAAMTALSSPLVIRKVSEKEDKKSDGKQLVEKTMDGSRPDSRERPSDRLDQLDRLERLAGATKGGEYNPAADRDKEAFFDRAKVSDRQWISPNTRMAGHRFEAKTGTVIPALMIGGINSDLPGQIIAQVAQNVYDTADGRYLLIPQGARLYGVYDSRIIYGQSRVLVAWNRIIFPDGSAITLESMPGADSAGYSGFEDQVNNHYFRIFGGALLMSLVSGGASWAVDSVTPSDNSNNGSPTLQQQMSSSLATQLGQTTSQLLSKNMSIKPTLEIRPGYRFNVIVTKDLVFRAPYREQRHEP; this is translated from the coding sequence ATGGAAGATCCAAATCAGTACATCGAAACAAAGAGAATGCGAAAATGGCCACTCTACGTGGCGATTGCCGGGATAACGCTCGGGATAGGCATCATGGTCTTTGCCATTGAACATTCCGGGAAGAAAAAAGCGGAAGAAGCCAAAAAGCCGGAAATTCAAATGCGCGACGACAAGCCCCTTGTCAGCACGGACGGGGGGATGGGGTTGGCCAATCCGCCAGCGCCGGCACCTGCTCCGGCCCCGGTCGAGCCAAAGCCGATTGTCGTGGTCAAGGACAAGGACCCCCGCGACACGTCGCGCGAGCTGGACGATCTGCGCCGGCAGAAAGTTCAGGCCGCCATGACCGCGCTTTCCTCTCCGCTCGTGATCCGTAAGGTTTCGGAAAAGGAAGATAAAAAATCAGACGGCAAACAACTGGTCGAGAAGACGATGGACGGCTCACGTCCGGACTCGCGCGAGAGGCCTTCCGACCGGCTTGACCAGCTGGATCGTCTTGAACGTCTCGCGGGCGCTACGAAAGGCGGGGAGTATAATCCCGCTGCCGACCGGGACAAGGAGGCATTTTTCGACCGGGCCAAGGTTTCGGATCGTCAGTGGATCTCGCCCAACACCCGGATGGCGGGGCACCGGTTCGAAGCGAAAACCGGCACAGTGATCCCGGCCTTGATGATCGGCGGCATCAATTCGGATCTGCCCGGCCAGATCATCGCCCAGGTGGCCCAGAACGTCTACGACACGGCGGATGGGCGCTACCTGCTCATCCCGCAGGGTGCGCGCCTCTATGGGGTCTATGACTCCAGGATCATCTATGGGCAGTCCCGAGTCCTTGTTGCCTGGAACCGCATCATCTTTCCCGATGGCTCGGCCATTACCCTCGAATCCATGCCCGGTGCGGACAGCGCCGGCTATAGCGGCTTCGAGGATCAGGTCAATAACCACTATTTCCGCATCTTTGGCGGTGCGCTCCTCATGTCGCTCGTCTCCGGTGGCGCTTCCTGGGCCGTCGATTCCGTCACGCCAAGCGACAACTCAAACAATGGGTCTCCCACGCTGCAACAACAGATGTCGTCCTCTCTGGCAACCCAGCTTGGCCAGACCACCTCGCAGCTCCTCTCGAAAAACATGTCCATCAAGCCGACGCTGGAAATTCGTCCTGGGTACCGCTTCAACGTCATCGTGACCAAGGATCTGGTCTTCAGGGCACCTTATCGGGAGCAGCGTCATGAACCATGA
- a CDS encoding type IV secretory system conjugative DNA transfer family protein yields the protein MNHDVVQYGLGGSKIRRRTLRWGYLFFMVVLALASMSRATQLVASHFGPQAALGQPWGQALGITWYAPWKILSWHSWGVEHEAVKQAESQAQMLFLVPQFVVLGFALLGMRKPKAGRDIHGSAHWATEQEIQEMGLLDGRGVYLGGWVKRFEGISALYRRLCGYASETQRYLRHNGPEHVLLYAPTRSGKGVGVILPTLLSFPDSVVVLDIKGENWALTSGWRQSQGQKVLQFDPSDAGGGSVSFNPLDEVRLDTLLAIPDVQNIATMVVDPEGKGLQDHWSKAGFAFIAGALLHCLVMVRHREKRTATLHDLGTMLADESRSIDDLFEEMLKTDHAAKVKECFPKDPTGGDEIHTFIASSAREMLNKAPNEASGVVSTALVNLALYRDPVVALNTSRSDFRVQDLMNHETPVSLYLVMSPADVNRLRPLIRLILNLIISRICEKMEFIEGVQVKPKRRLLLLLDEFTSIGKMEIVNKSIAYTAGYGINYLIVIQNIEQLNDTYGKENGIKGNCHVRVAYAPNTLETARELSEMTGKTTVVSEKTSLSGSRSGHLKNASVSLSETARPLLTSDECLRLPGLQKKGDRVVKAGDVLIFVAGRSAIYGRQILYFLDPVFSKRVKVPAPAKSDSLCPAVAGQEAKPAMQTEQPEAESGYAAYLKKQDKQVESA from the coding sequence ATGAACCATGACGTGGTGCAATACGGCCTCGGTGGCAGCAAGATCCGCCGACGTACCCTGCGCTGGGGCTATCTATTTTTCATGGTTGTCCTGGCCCTGGCCAGCATGAGCCGGGCCACGCAGCTCGTGGCCTCCCATTTCGGGCCTCAGGCGGCCCTGGGGCAGCCCTGGGGCCAGGCGCTGGGAATCACATGGTATGCACCGTGGAAAATCTTGTCCTGGCATTCGTGGGGTGTCGAGCACGAGGCCGTGAAGCAGGCCGAATCCCAGGCGCAGATGCTGTTTCTGGTGCCGCAGTTCGTGGTGCTGGGATTTGCCTTGCTCGGCATGCGTAAACCAAAGGCAGGGAGAGATATACACGGGTCGGCCCATTGGGCGACCGAGCAGGAAATTCAGGAGATGGGACTCCTGGACGGCCGTGGGGTGTACCTCGGCGGTTGGGTCAAACGCTTTGAGGGAATTTCCGCCCTGTACCGACGGCTCTGTGGATATGCTTCCGAAACACAACGCTATCTACGCCATAATGGTCCGGAGCACGTCCTCCTTTATGCGCCTACCCGGTCCGGCAAGGGTGTAGGCGTCATTCTTCCCACGCTCCTTTCTTTCCCGGATTCCGTAGTGGTTTTGGACATCAAAGGTGAAAACTGGGCGTTGACGTCGGGCTGGCGGCAATCGCAGGGACAAAAAGTCCTCCAATTCGATCCTTCCGATGCCGGAGGAGGATCGGTGAGCTTCAACCCTTTGGATGAGGTTCGTCTCGATACCTTGCTCGCCATCCCCGACGTCCAAAATATCGCCACCATGGTCGTCGACCCGGAAGGCAAGGGTCTTCAGGACCATTGGAGCAAGGCCGGATTTGCTTTTATCGCCGGAGCCTTGTTGCATTGTCTGGTCATGGTGCGCCATCGTGAGAAGCGCACGGCCACCCTTCACGATCTTGGGACGATGTTGGCTGACGAAAGCCGGTCCATTGATGATCTTTTTGAAGAGATGCTCAAAACGGATCATGCCGCGAAGGTGAAGGAGTGCTTTCCGAAAGACCCGACCGGGGGAGATGAAATTCATACCTTTATCGCTTCTTCTGCGAGGGAAATGCTTAACAAAGCTCCCAATGAAGCAAGCGGAGTCGTTTCTACCGCTCTGGTCAACTTGGCTCTTTATCGTGATCCTGTCGTTGCCCTTAATACTTCAAGAAGTGATTTCCGAGTTCAGGACCTCATGAATCATGAGACTCCTGTGAGCCTTTATCTCGTCATGAGTCCGGCCGACGTCAACCGGCTGCGCCCTCTTATCAGATTAATCCTCAATCTCATTATTTCGCGGATCTGCGAGAAGATGGAATTCATAGAAGGCGTCCAGGTAAAACCGAAACGCCGCCTGCTGTTGCTGCTCGATGAGTTTACGAGCATCGGTAAAATGGAAATTGTCAACAAATCCATTGCCTATACTGCCGGCTACGGAATTAATTATCTTATTGTTATCCAGAATATTGAGCAGTTAAACGATACGTATGGAAAGGAAAACGGCATCAAGGGCAATTGCCATGTGCGGGTTGCATATGCCCCAAATACCCTTGAGACGGCCCGGGAACTCTCGGAAATGACCGGGAAGACCACCGTCGTGAGCGAGAAGACCTCATTGTCTGGCTCCCGGAGCGGGCACTTGAAAAATGCTTCCGTAAGCCTTTCCGAAACAGCCCGCCCTTTGTTGACTTCCGATGAATGCCTGCGGTTGCCAGGACTCCAGAAGAAGGGGGACCGAGTGGTCAAGGCTGGCGACGTGCTCATTTTTGTGGCCGGCCGGTCCGCGATTTACGGACGGCAAATTCTCTACTTCCTGGACCCCGTATTCTCCAAACGGGTCAAGGTGCCGGCTCCCGCCAAATCCGATTCCCTATGCCCGGCCGTCGCTGGCCAGGAAGCCAAGCCCGCCATGCAGACGGAACAGCCGGAGGCCGAAAGCGGCTATGCCGCTTATCTCAAAAAGCAGGACAAGCAGGTGGAATCGGCATGA
- the traF gene encoding conjugative transfer signal peptidase TraF has protein sequence MKYAFLLVLLLVCGGAFLFQEGFRLNATASMPRGIYRLVPGHPVIEHGDLVSFCLEDASFAALALDRGYLRPGSCPGGLEPLLKRIAGLPGDFVDIGPDGLMVNSRLQPESRICVQDRHGRPLPPVALHPGRIPAGMALILSEDHPGGFDGRYFGLVPLASLRKVRPVQLFDSMGGN, from the coding sequence ATGAAATACGCCTTTTTGCTTGTCCTGCTCTTGGTTTGCGGCGGTGCCTTTCTTTTTCAGGAAGGCTTTCGGCTCAACGCCACCGCCTCGATGCCAAGGGGCATCTACCGGCTTGTCCCTGGCCATCCTGTGATCGAGCACGGAGATCTCGTCAGCTTCTGCCTGGAAGACGCCTCTTTCGCCGCCCTGGCCCTCGATCGGGGCTACCTACGGCCCGGGTCCTGCCCGGGCGGCCTTGAGCCCTTGCTCAAGCGCATTGCCGGCCTGCCGGGAGACTTCGTGGACATCGGTCCGGACGGTCTCATGGTCAACAGCCGGTTACAGCCGGAGAGCCGGATATGCGTCCAGGACCGCCACGGCCGGCCTCTGCCGCCTGTGGCCCTCCATCCGGGCCGGATACCCGCAGGTATGGCCTTGATCCTATCCGAGGATCATCCCGGTGGATTTGATGGGCGGTATTTTGGCCTGGTCCCCCTTGCCTCACTGCGGAAGGTAAGGCCCGTTCAACTCTTCGACTCCATGGGAGGAAATTGA
- a CDS encoding zincin-like metallopeptidase domain-containing protein, which yields MVHKDRKPFHEQFAEQIIEDLKKGVAPWQKPWQPGERHAPFNPISGTVYSGINRVMLSRKGFDEPRWMTLKQANTIGCRVRKGEKSQPIVYWQFTKEEPAKDDQGKPLLDGEGNQVMEQVHLTRPIIRFSSVFHATQLEGEMPPLDPATLRPTWDPNEKAETILGNSGAVIKHNQRDRAFYSLRTDEISLPPKEHFPSGDGYYATALHELGHWTGHPSRLDREFGPFGSEPYAREELRAEIASWMLGEDLGIGHDPGQHVAYVDSWIKALEKDPYEIVRACRDAEKIKQHVVAMEQKQDLTQEVTPAQEQNAVLPGHEKSMTPTQAMEPQERVPAQGVPEAPDHRTYLAVPYREKNRAKAAGARWDGKAKLWYAPEGSDMAKLGAWLPQNEPAPAATMEPAEEFAQTLQAAGFYLKGLPVMDGKIHRVPVVGKPNGLDGAYQGFLDGHPAGWYQNHVTGEKATWKAHGHSLTEEQKAALRLEAAERSRQREQERVALQDAVARRCDQDFEALPPIRPIAAINNPYLLSKGIPPLGGIKESPDGTILLIPLHNAQGTIRNVQEISWGGEKRFQTGGEKKGCFCLIDPEKKLEHGEPGQEGEILLAEGYATSASLNLATGKPVAVAFDAGNLEPVAQALREKYPMATITICADNDHAREHGNIGVEKARQAAQAVGASVVVPIFNKEEKAAGLTDFNDLHQSRGLLAVEEQVARGRTRARGQHQERELSREL from the coding sequence ATGGTGCATAAAGACCGCAAACCCTTCCACGAGCAGTTTGCTGAACAGATCATCGAGGACCTCAAGAAGGGAGTCGCTCCTTGGCAAAAGCCCTGGCAGCCCGGGGAGCGGCATGCACCGTTCAATCCCATCTCGGGAACCGTCTACAGCGGCATCAACCGGGTGATGCTTTCGCGCAAAGGATTTGATGAGCCACGCTGGATGACGCTCAAGCAGGCCAATACCATTGGGTGCCGAGTCAGAAAGGGCGAGAAATCCCAACCCATTGTGTACTGGCAGTTTACGAAGGAGGAGCCGGCCAAGGACGATCAGGGAAAGCCTCTTTTGGACGGGGAAGGCAACCAGGTCATGGAACAGGTCCACCTGACCCGCCCCATCATCCGGTTCTCCTCGGTCTTTCATGCGACCCAACTGGAGGGCGAGATGCCTCCCCTTGATCCCGCCACGCTCAGGCCCACCTGGGATCCCAACGAAAAGGCCGAGACCATCCTCGGCAACTCCGGGGCGGTCATCAAGCACAACCAGCGGGATCGGGCGTTTTACAGCCTGCGCACCGATGAGATCAGCCTGCCCCCAAAAGAGCATTTTCCCTCGGGCGATGGCTACTATGCCACGGCGCTCCACGAGCTGGGCCATTGGACCGGTCATCCCTCGCGCCTTGACAGGGAATTTGGCCCTTTCGGCTCCGAACCCTATGCCCGCGAGGAACTCCGGGCGGAAATCGCCTCCTGGATGCTCGGAGAGGATTTGGGCATCGGCCATGATCCGGGCCAGCACGTGGCCTATGTCGATTCCTGGATCAAGGCACTGGAAAAAGATCCTTATGAGATCGTTCGCGCCTGTCGCGATGCGGAGAAAATCAAGCAGCACGTGGTGGCCATGGAACAGAAGCAGGATCTCACGCAGGAAGTCACGCCCGCTCAGGAACAAAATGCCGTCCTTCCTGGCCATGAAAAATCCATGACGCCCACGCAGGCGATGGAGCCTCAGGAACGTGTCCCGGCACAAGGTGTCCCCGAGGCGCCAGACCATCGGACTTATTTGGCCGTCCCCTACCGGGAAAAGAACCGAGCGAAGGCGGCCGGCGCACGGTGGGATGGCAAAGCCAAACTCTGGTACGCGCCAGAAGGTTCGGACATGGCCAAGCTCGGGGCCTGGCTCCCTCAAAACGAACCGGCCCCGGCCGCGACCATGGAACCCGCCGAGGAATTTGCCCAAACGCTCCAGGCGGCCGGGTTCTACCTCAAGGGCCTTCCCGTCATGGATGGCAAGATCCATCGGGTTCCTGTCGTGGGGAAGCCCAATGGGCTCGATGGGGCCTATCAGGGCTTCCTCGATGGCCATCCTGCCGGCTGGTATCAAAACCATGTGACCGGCGAGAAAGCCACATGGAAAGCCCACGGCCATAGCCTTACCGAGGAGCAAAAGGCAGCGCTCAGGCTCGAAGCGGCAGAGCGCAGCCGACAGCGGGAACAGGAACGTGTGGCCCTGCAAGACGCGGTTGCCCGCCGATGCGACCAGGATTTCGAGGCTCTCCCTCCCATCCGGCCCATAGCCGCCATAAACAACCCCTATCTTCTTAGCAAAGGAATTCCTCCGCTGGGCGGCATCAAGGAGTCCCCGGATGGAACGATCCTTCTGATCCCCCTGCACAATGCCCAGGGGACGATCCGCAACGTCCAGGAAATCTCCTGGGGCGGGGAGAAACGTTTTCAGACAGGCGGCGAGAAAAAGGGCTGCTTCTGCCTGATTGATCCCGAAAAGAAACTCGAACACGGGGAACCGGGACAGGAGGGGGAAATCCTTCTGGCCGAGGGGTACGCGACCAGCGCCAGCCTCAATCTGGCGACGGGCAAGCCGGTGGCTGTGGCGTTTGATGCCGGGAACCTGGAGCCTGTGGCCCAGGCGCTTCGGGAAAAGTACCCCATGGCCACCATCACGATCTGCGCGGACAATGACCATGCCCGTGAGCATGGAAACATTGGGGTTGAGAAAGCCCGGCAGGCCGCTCAGGCCGTGGGCGCAAGTGTGGTCGTTCCGATCTTTAATAAAGAGGAGAAAGCCGCAGGCTTGACGGATTTCAACGATCTGCACCAATCGCGCGGACTCCTGGCGGTGGAAGAGCAGGTGGCCCGGGGACGGACCCGGGCGCGGGGACAGCACCAGGAACGGGAGCTGTCGCGTGAACTCTAA